From the Kitasatospora atroaurantiaca genome, the window ACCCGATCCAGCAGCTGGCCAGGGAGGCCCTGGAGGAGGGCACCGGCGAGCGTGTGACCGAGGTCGGCACGGACGGCTGCGGCGCCCCGTTGCTGGCCGTCACGCTGACCGGTCTGGCCCGCGCCTACCGCTCGCTGCTGCTCGCCGAGCCCGGCACCCCGCAGCGCCGGGTCGCCGACGCGATGCGGGCCCACCCCGAGTACGTCGCCGGCACCCGCCGCGCCGACACCTGGCTGATGCGGGCGGTGCCGGGCTCGCTCTCCAAGATGGGCGCCGAGGCCGTCCAGGTGGTCGCGCTGCCGGACGGGCGCGCGCTCGCCTTCAAGATCGAGGACGGCGCCGAGCGGGCCCGTGGCCCGGTGCTGGCGGCGGCCCTGCGGCGGCTGGGCATCGACGACGAGGTGCTCACCCGGATCGGCGTCGAGCCGCTGCACGGCGGCGGCGCGGTGGTGGGCGCCGTACGGGCTGCGTTCTGAGCCGTACGGGCGGCGTTCCTGGGGGCGGCCTTCCGACGGCCCGTCCCGGGTGCGGGTCGTGACCGGGTGGGGCACGGTGGACCGGGGGGCCGTGCCGCCACTCAGGGAGACAGTCATGACCGACCACATCTACCGCGTCACCGAGATCGTCGGCTCCTCGCGCGAGGGAGTCGACGCCGCGATCCGCAACGGTGTCAACCGGGCCGCCCAGACCCTGCGCAACCTGGACTGGTTCGAGGTGGTCCAGATTCGCGGCCACCTGGAGGACGGGCAGATCGAGCACTTTCAGGTCGGGCTGAAGGTCGGCTTCCGGCTGGAGGACGAGGACTGACCGGGCAGCAAGAGGCCGGGGCGAGCAGAACTGCTCGCCCCGGCCTCTTGGCAACCTCGAAGGCAACTCGAAGGCCCGAGACCCCGCACGGGGGAGTCGGCGTCCGGCTCAGTGGCCGGACTCCTCCAGCCGCTTGATCGAGGCGACGATCTCGGCCTCGGCCTCGACACGGCCGACCCAGTTGGCACCCTCGACCGACTTGCCGGGCTCCAGGTCCTTGTAGACCTCGAAGAAGTGCTGGATCTCCAGGCGGTCGAACTCCGACACGTGGTGGATGTCGCGCAGGTGCTCCCAGCGCGGGTCCGTCGCCGGGACGCAGAGCAGCTTGTCGTCGCCGCCGGCCTCGTCGGTCATGTGGAACATGCCGATGGCGCGGCACTTGATCAGGCAGCCGGGGAAGGTCGGCTCGTCCAGGATGACCAGCGCGTCCAGCGGGTCGCCGTCCTCGCCGAGCGTGCCCTCGACGTAGCCGTAGTCGGCCGGGTAGCGGGTCGAAGTGAAGAGCATCCGGTCGAGACGAAGGCGACCGGTCTCATGGTCGACCTCGTACTTGTTCCGCGAGCCCTTCGGGATCTCGATCAGGACGTCGAACTCCAACGGTTCCTCCAAGGTAGGGACTGACAGAATCCAAGTGTCTCCTACGGCAGGGTGTGCTCAGGAGCAGGGTGTGCTCAGGAAAGGGGCCGGTCGGTGCAGGGAAGTACAGGGGTGGGACGCGGACGCAGAGCCGCGGTCGCCGGAGCGCTCGGAGTGGCGCTCACGGCAGGCGTGCTGACTGTGGGCGTCGATCAGGCACTGGCCCAGCCTTCGCCGGGCCCTGGCCACAGCCAGTCGGCGGGTAACGACAAGGCCAACGGCAACAAGAGCAACGGCAAGAGCAACGGCAACGGCAACGGCAACGGCAACGGGAAGTCCCAGACGCCGACGCCCAAGAACCCGCCGACGGGCGGCCGCAAGGCGCTGGCGGCCGGTGGCCCGGTCCTCGCGGCCAGCTCGGGCGGCACGGACGGGCTGCCGACCACGAACGGCCTGCAGCGCGAGCTCGGCGCGACCCTGCAGGACAAGTCCCTCGGCACCCTGAACTTCGCCGTCGCGGACGGCACCACCGGCGAACTCCTGTACGGCTCCGGCGAGAACACACCCGCCACACCGGCCTCCACCACCAAGCTGCTGACCTCGCTGGCGGCGCTCGCCCTGATCCCGGCCGACACCAGGATCACCACCAAGGTGGTCAAGGGCTCCGCCCCGGGCGAGATCACCCTGGTCGGCGGAGGCGACCCGACCGTGACCGGCCTGCCGGTGGACCAGGTCCTGGTCGGGGGCATGCCGGTCGACGCCGAGACCGCCCCGGCCTCGCTGGCCGACCTGGCCAGGCAGACCGCGGCGGCACTCAAGGCGGCCGGCACGACCTCGGTGAAGGTGAGCTTCGACACCTCGCTCTACACGGGCCCGCTCCTGCACAAGGAGCACGACGCGATGAACATCGCCGCGGTGACCCCGCTGATGGTGGACGAGGGCCGGATCGACCCGAAGTCCCCGGACGAGGCGCCGGCCCGGGTCTTCGATCCGGCGGGCTCGGCCGCCGAGGCCTTCGCGGGGCTGCTCAGGGCCCAGGGGATCACCGTCCTGGGCAAGGCCACCTCGGGCACCGCGGCCTCCGGCGCGCAGGTGCTCGGCAAGGTCGACTCGCCGACCGTGCCCCGGCTGGTCGAACGGTTGCTCACCACTTCGGACAACACCCTGGCCGAGGCGGTGGCCCGCCAGGTGGCCATCGCCGCCCACCAGCCGGCGAGCTTCGACGGCGCCGTGGAGGCGATGAAGCAGACCCTGGAGAAGCTGGGCGTCCCGATGGCCGGGGTGGTCCTGCACGACGGCAGCGGACTGCACAAGGGCAACCTGATCTCGCCGATCGTCCTGGCGAAGGTGCTCGCCCTCGCCGCGTCACCCCAGCACCCGGAGCTGCGCCCGCTGCTGACCGGTCTGCCGATCGCCGGGTTCACCGGCACCCTGGTCAACCGCTTCGGCGCCAACTCGGGGGCCCAGAACGCCGCCGGGATCGTCCGGGCCAAGACCGGCACGCTCGCGGGCATCAACACCCTGGCGGGCACCGTGGTGGACGCGGACGGGCGGGTGCTGGTCTTCGCGCTGATGACCAAGACCACCGCCGGGCCCGACGCGGCCCGTGCCGCCGTCGACCGGATCGTGGCCCACATCGCGGGCTGCGGCTGCCGGTAGGGCAATGCCACGAGCCGGAGGGCGCGCCGACGCCGAAAGCGACGAGTGACGTGGGCCCCTCCTGCCCGATGCCGGGCAAGGAGGGAGACCGACGTAGGAGGGAGCGCCGGAGCGTGGGGGCACCTCCCAGCCGCCAGGCTGGGGGAGAGTGTCGGCGTCGGGTCAGGAGCGCCCGGAGGCGAGTTGAGTCGAGGCCGATGGGAGGCGTCTGCCCGGGCGTCTCCCCCCGGCGCGCCCGAGCACGTACGGTGAGGTCATGACGAGCGCGAGCGGCGGTGCTGACATGGTCGACTGGAATCTCGCGGTCGCGACGGCGACCCGGTTGGCCAGGCCCGGCCCGGAGGTGACGCGGGGACAGGCCCGTGAGGTGGTCTCCGAGCTGCGCCGGCACGCCCTGGAGGCCGAGGAGCACGTCCGCGAGTTCACCGGTCTGCGCTCGACCAGCCTCGCCTCGGCCGCCGCCACCCCCGTCCTGATCGTGGACCGCCCCGGCTGGGTGCGGGCCAATGTGGCCGGGTTCCGCACCATCGTCCAGCCGCTGGTCGACAAGCTGCAGGCACGCCGGTCGGACGGCCCGGGAGCGGCCGTGTTCGCCTCGCTCGGCGAGAAGGCCACCGGCGTGGAGGTGGGCGCCGTGCTGGCCTTCCTCTCCACCAAGGTGCTCGGCCAGTACGAGACCTTCGCCCCCGCCGAGCCGCCGCTCGGCTCGCTGCCCGAGGCCCCCGACAGCCCGGCCGGCCTCTTCGACAAGCCCCGCCGGGGCCCCGAGCCGCCCGGCCCCGGCCGGCTGCTGCTGGTCGCGCCCAACATCGTCCAGGTCGAGCGGGAGCTGGACGTCCAGCCGCACGACTTCCGGCTCTGGGTCTGCCTGCACGAGGAGACCCACCGCACCCAGTTCACGGCCGTGCCGTGGCTGCGCGACCACATCCAGGCCGAGGTGCAGTCCTTCCTCGCGCAGACCGACGTCGATCCCGGCGCCCTGCTGGAGCGCGCCCGGGAGGCGATCGGCGGCGGCATCCCCGGCCTCGGCGGCCGGGGTGACGGTTCCGGACCGACGACGCTGCTGGAGGCCGTCCAGTCGCCCGTGCAGCGCGAGATCCTGGGCCGGCTCACGGCGGTGATGTCGCTGCTCGAGGGGCACGCGGACGTGGTGATGGACGGCGTCGGCCCGGCGGTGGTGCCGAGCGTCGCGGAGATCAGGGAGAAGTTCCAGCAGCGCCGCGACCGGGGCGCGGGGCGGCTCGACCTGCTGCTGCGCCGGCTGCTCGGGATGGACGCCAAGCTGCGGCAGTACCAGGACGGCGCGGTCTTCGTCCGGGGCGTGGTGGACCGGGTCGGCATGGCCGGCTTCAACCGGGTCTGGACGTCGCCGAACACCCTCCCCACCAAGGAGGAGATCCACGACCCCGCCGCCTGGGTCGCCCGCGTGGTGAGCTGACCGGGCTGCATCGTCGCCCGCTCGCCTCCGAGGCGGCTCGGGGCTGCATCGTCGCCCGCTCGCCTCCGAGGCGGCTCGGGGCTGCATCGTCGCCCGCTCGCCTCCAGAGCGGCTCGGGGCGGGTTCCGGCGCCGCCGGCTGAGCGCGTGTTCCCGTCCGCAGGAGTGGGTCAGGCGTGCAGATGGGGGTGCATGAACGTTTCTTCATTCACCCGTACGTGGGACCGTGGTCGTACCGGTGGCGCGGGTGGCATAGCCGAAGCCCGGATTCTGCGACCATCTGTGAGCACCTGGTGACAGAAAGCTGACAGGGCGTCACACCCGGCCGGCCCTCACCGTCCCGCACCGTCCCTCCGTCAAGGAGTGCTTCCCCGTGGGCCCACACCCCGCTGTCGCGGCGATACGTCTCGCCGTACGCCGCACGCTCACCGACCTCGTGGCCGAGGCCGGCACCACCCTCAGCGCCCCCACCCGCGCGCCCCGCACCCGCCCGGCCGCCCTCACCCAGGCCGTCGCCGTCACCCAGGCCGCCGCCGGGCAGAGCACCGGGCAGGCCGCCTGGCAGACCGGTACCGCCCTGGCCGAGGCCACCACGCTCATCGGCAACGCCCGCCGCCACCCCTCGGGCCTGCCCCGGACGCCCGCCGCGCCCGGCTCGCCGCTCGTCCTGGTCGCCGTCAGCGGCGGCGCGGACTCCATGGCGCTGGCCATCGCGACCGCTTTCGAGGCGCCCAAGCTCGGCCTGCGGGTCGGTGCCGTAACGATCGACCACGGCCTGCAGGAGGGCTCCGCCGCCCGCGCCCAGCAGGTGGCCGACCGGCTGCGCCAGCTCGGCCTGGACCCGGTCGAGGCCATCTCCGTCCGGGTCGGACACCAGGGCGGCCCGGAGAACGCCGCCCGGGACGCCCGCTACGCCGCCCTGGACGAGGCCGCCGAGCGCCACCGGGCCCTGGCCGTCCTGCTCGGCCACACCCGCGACGACCAGGCGGAGACCGTCCTGCTCGGCCTGGCCCGCGGCTCCGGCGCCCGCTCACTGGCCGGTATGCCCGCCCAGAAGGGCCGCTACCGCCGCCCGCTGCTGGAGCTCGACCGGGCCGCCACCCGGCAGGCCTGCACCGCGCAGTCCATCCCGGTCTGGGACGACCCGCACAACAGCGACCCGGCGTACACCCGCTCCAGGGTCCGCCACGAGGTCCTCCCGGTCCTGGAGAAGCACCTGGGTGCCGGCGTGGTCGAGGCCCTCGCCCGCACCGCCCGGCTCTTCCGCGACGACGCCGACGCCCTCGACCAGTGGGCCGCCCTCGCCGAACGCGACCTCCGTACGGCCGAAGGCGCCCTGGACGTCGCCAAGCTCTCCGAACTGCCCCCCGCCGTACGCCGCCGGGTGCTGCGCAGGGCGGCGCTGCGGGCGGGCAGCCCGGCCGGCGATCTCTTCGCCCGGCACCTGGAGACGGTGGACCTGCTGGTCACCGGCTGGCGCGGTCAGGGGCCGCTGCACCTACCCGGGGGAGTCGAAGCCACCCGAAGGTGTGGCACGCTGGTCTTTCGGCGACAGAGCGACTAGCGGGTAAAAGCGCGTCGCGGGGCCGCCGCCGACACAGGACCCCGAACGTTTGAGGACGTATCCCCGGTGGACGACAAGGACATGGGCGCCGATCTGGCGAAGGTGCTCATCAGCAAGGACGAGATCGACGCCAAGCTCCTGGAGCTGGCCGAGCGGATCGACCAGGACTACGCCGGACGGGATCTGCTGATCGTCGGCGTGCTCAAGGGCGCCGTGATGGTCATGGCCGACCTCGCCCGTGCCCTGCACTCCCAGGTGACGATGGACTGGATGGCGGTCTCCTCGTACGGGATGGGCACCAAGTCCTCCGGCGTGGTCCGGATCCTCAAGGACCTGGACACCGACATCGCGGGCAAGGACGTCCTGATCGTCGAGGACATCATCGACTCGGGCCTCACCCTCTCCTGGCTGCTCGGCAACCTGGGCTCGCGCGGCCCGGCCTCCCTGGAGGTCTGCACCCTGCTGCGCAAGCCGGACGCGGCCAAGGTCGAGATCGACGTCAAGTACGTCGGCTTCGACATCCCCAACGAGTTCGTGGTCGGCTACGGCCTGGACTACGCGGAGAAGCTCCGCAATCTGCCGTTCATCGGCACTCTTGCCCCGCACGTCTACGGGGGCTGAGGACCGTCCGGGCGACAGGCGGGAACAGTGCGCTGTTCCCGCCCGTTGTGCGGGGGTAGGAAACACGTCGTGCCGTCGCGCTCCCGCCGTCAGGGGGAGCGACTGCGGTACGGTCCCATTAACCGCTCTTCTCATGAGCACATACCGGATGCGCCGACGGCCTCATGCCGTGCAGCGCCGTTGAGTGGCAGGAGGGACGGGGCGGCAACGCCCCGCATGGATGGACGTCAAGCGATACTTCCGTGCGCCGATCATGTGGATCGTGCTGGCCGTCCTCGCCGTCGTTGTGCTGATGCAGGTCGTTTCGGACTCGAACGGCTACAAGACGGTGGACAGTGGACAGGTCGTCAAGGCGATCTCCCAGAACGAGGTCCAGTCGGCGCAGATCACCACCGGTGATTCGAGCCTCATCAAGATCCAGCTGAAGGACGGCCAGAAGCTCCCGGCCAACAGCTCAGGAAAGGTGCCGTCCGGTACCAAGTTCCAGGCTTCCTACACCGGCGACCAGCAGGCCACCAACATCGCCAACACCCTGCAGGACCAGTACAACAAGGGCACGCTCCCCGACGGCTACACCGTGAGCCCCGAGAAGCAGTCCACGTTCGTCAGCCTGCTGCTCTCGATGCTGCCGATCGTCATCATCGTCCTGGTCTTCCTGTTCCTGATGAACCAGATGCAGGGCGGCGGCTCCCGGGTCATGCAGTTCGGCAAGTCCAAGGCCAAGCTGCTCACCAAGGACACCCCCAAGACCACGTTCTCGGATGTCGCGGGTGCGGACGAGGCGGTCGAGGAGCTCCACGAGATCAAGGAGTTCCTGCAGGAGCCGGCCAAGTTCCAGGCCGTCGGCGCCAAGATCCCGAAGGGTGTGCTGCTCTACGGCCCGCCCGGGACCGGCAAGACCCTGCTGGCTCGCGCAGTCGCGGGCGAGGCGGGCGTGCCGTTCTACTCGATCTCGGGTTCCGACTTCGTCGAGATGTTTGTCGGTGTCGGCGCCTCGCGTGTCCGTGACCTCTTCGAGCAGGCCAAGGCGAACGCCCCGGCGATCGTCTTCGTCGACGAGATCGACGCCGTCGGCCGGCACCGTGGTGCGGGCCTCGGCGGTGGCCACGACGAGCGCGAGCAGACCCTCAACCAGCTGCTGGTCGAGATGGACGGCTTCGACGTCAAGGGCGGCGTGATCCTGATCGCCGCGACCAACCGCCCGGACATCCTGGACCCTGCGCTGCTGCGTCCCGGCCGTTTCGACCGGCAGATCGCCGTCGAGCGCCCGGACCTGCAGGGCCGTCTGGAGATCCTCAAGGTCCACCAGAAGGGCAAGCCGGTCGCCCCGGACGTCGACCTCTCGGCCGTCGCCAAGCGCACCCCCGGCTTCACCGGTGCTGACCTGGCCAACGTCCTGAACGAGGCCGCGCTGCTGACCGCCCGCTCCAACAAGAAGCTGGTGGACAACAACATCCTCGACGAGGCGATCGACCGCGTCGTGGCCGGCCCGCAGAAGCGCACCCGGATCATGTCCGAGAAGGAGAAGAAGATCACCGCGTACCACGAGGGCGGTCACGCCCTGGTCGCGGCGGCTTCCCCGAACGCGGACCCGGTGCACAAGATCACCATCCTGTCCCGCGGCCGGGCGCTCGGCTACACCATGGTGCTGCCGGACGAGGACAAGTACTCGACCACCCGTAACGAGATGCTCGACCAGCTGGCGTACATGCTGGGCGGGCGCGCGGCGGAGGAGCTGGTCTTCCACGACCCGACCACCGGTGCCTCGAACGACATCGAGAAGGCCACCGCGACGGCCCGTGCGATGGTCACGCAGTACGGCATGACCGAGCGGCTCGGCGCGATCAAGTTCGGTTCGGACGCCTCCGAGCCGTTCCTGGGCCGTGAGATGGGTCACCAGCGCGACTACTCGGAAGAGGTCGCCGGGCTGGTGGACGAAGAGGTCAAGAAGCTCATCGAGAACGCGCACAACGAGGCCTGGGAGATCCTGGTCGAGAACCGCGACGTGCTCGACAACCTGGTCCTCGAGCTCCTCGAGAAGGAGACGCTCAACAAGGAGCAGATCGCCGAGATCTTCCGCCCCGTCGTGAAGCGTCCGGCCCGGCCGGCCTGGACGGGCTCGTCCCGTCGTACGCCGTCCACCCGCCCGCCGGTGCAGTCGCCCAAGGAGCTGGCGCTCACCAACGGTGTCGCCGCCTCCGCGGAGACCGCCCCGGTGGACATCCTGAAGCTGCCCCCGGTGACGGGTGACAGCAGCCCGGCCGAGAGCTGACCGGCAGGCACCGTACGGAATGCATGCCGCGTCTCCAGGGTTTGTACCCTGGAGGCGCGGCATTCGTGCTGTTCAGCCTGTTGACCCCGAAACCCCAAGCGAGGCACGCATGATCGACCCGGTGACTCTCGAGCAGGACGCCACCATCGGGACGTTCGACCAGAAGCGTGCCGAGAACGCTGTCCGCGAGCTGTTGATCGCCGTCGGCGAGGACCCGGATCGCGAGGGTCTGCTGGAGACGCCGGCCCGCGTCGCCCGCGCGTACAAGGAGATATTCGCCGGCCTCTGGCAGGAGCCGGAGGACGTGCTGACCACCACCTTCGACCTCGGCCACGACGAGATGGTGCTGGTCAAGGACATCGAGGTGTTCTCCACCTGCGAGCACCACCTGGTGCCGTTCCAGGGTGTCGCCCACGTCGGGTACATCCCGTCCGTGCAGGGCAAGATCACCGGGCTCTCCAAGCTGGCTCGCCTGGTCGACGTCTACGCCCGCCGCCCGCAGGTCCAGGAGCGGCTGACCAGCCAGGTCGCCGACTCGCTGATGCGGATCCTGGAGCCGCGCGGCGCCATCGTGGTGATCGAGTGCGAGCACATGTGCATGTCGATGCGCGGCATCCGCAAGCCCGGCGCCAAGACGATCACCTCGGCCGTCCGCGGCCAGCTGCGCGACCCCGCCACCCGCGCGGAGGCGATGAGCCTCATCATCGGGCGCTAGACCGCTCAGGATCGGGCATCCCAGGGGCGCGAGGAACTGCGCGAAGCGGGAGGCTGCAGGCCGTTGCCTTCCGATCTCGCGCAGTTCTCCCCCAGCCTTCGGCCGGGAGGTGCCCCCACGCGCCCCTGTGGTTGGCCCGCTGCCGTGGCCGCCGCTCAGATGTCGTGCTCGGCGTGCGGCGGCGCGGGCGTGCCCAGGGCGTTGCGGCGCTCGGGCATCCGCAGCTTCACCATCCGCCGCCAGCCGAAGGCCGCGTCGTACACGTAGAGCGCGTACAGGCCCGCCGCGAGCAGCAGGCGCTGCCGGCGCGGCCACCCCAGGATCCGCCCCATCGAGGCCATCACCGCGAGGCCGACGTCCCGGTGGGTGCGGATCTCGCCCTTCGCGGTGTGCTCCAGGGTGTGCCTGATGTACGGGCCGTGTCCCTGGGCGACCAGCCGCAGCAGCTCCTCGTGGCAGTACGCGAGGTGGTTGTCCTCGTCCGCGGAGATCATCCGCATCGCCCTGCCGATCTCCGGGTTGTCGCTGTACGCCTTCACCAGCTGGCGCAT encodes:
- a CDS encoding asparaginase, translated to MSQSAALPVLAEVIRSGFTEGRHRGSLVLLAADGSVDLALGLPDAPVFPRSCAKPFQAVATLRAGLAIEGELLALAASSHSAEPFHRDAVRKILDGAGLTEEALQTPADLPLDQVEAEALLSNGGRRSPIMMDCSGKHAGWLAACAANGWDTASYLDPAHPIQQLAREALEEGTGERVTEVGTDGCGAPLLAVTLTGLARAYRSLLLAEPGTPQRRVADAMRAHPEYVAGTRRADTWLMRAVPGSLSKMGAEAVQVVALPDGRALAFKIEDGAERARGPVLAAALRRLGIDDEVLTRIGVEPLHGGGAVVGAVRAAF
- a CDS encoding dodecin: MTDHIYRVTEIVGSSREGVDAAIRNGVNRAAQTLRNLDWFEVVQIRGHLEDGQIEHFQVGLKVGFRLEDED
- a CDS encoding inorganic diphosphatase, with the protein product MEFDVLIEIPKGSRNKYEVDHETGRLRLDRMLFTSTRYPADYGYVEGTLGEDGDPLDALVILDEPTFPGCLIKCRAIGMFHMTDEAGGDDKLLCVPATDPRWEHLRDIHHVSEFDRLEIQHFFEVYKDLEPGKSVEGANWVGRVEAEAEIVASIKRLEESGH
- the dacB gene encoding D-alanyl-D-alanine carboxypeptidase/D-alanyl-D-alanine endopeptidase, whose amino-acid sequence is MALTAGVLTVGVDQALAQPSPGPGHSQSAGNDKANGNKSNGKSNGNGNGNGNGKSQTPTPKNPPTGGRKALAAGGPVLAASSGGTDGLPTTNGLQRELGATLQDKSLGTLNFAVADGTTGELLYGSGENTPATPASTTKLLTSLAALALIPADTRITTKVVKGSAPGEITLVGGGDPTVTGLPVDQVLVGGMPVDAETAPASLADLARQTAAALKAAGTTSVKVSFDTSLYTGPLLHKEHDAMNIAAVTPLMVDEGRIDPKSPDEAPARVFDPAGSAAEAFAGLLRAQGITVLGKATSGTAASGAQVLGKVDSPTVPRLVERLLTTSDNTLAEAVARQVAIAAHQPASFDGAVEAMKQTLEKLGVPMAGVVLHDGSGLHKGNLISPIVLAKVLALAASPQHPELRPLLTGLPIAGFTGTLVNRFGANSGAQNAAGIVRAKTGTLAGINTLAGTVVDADGRVLVFALMTKTTAGPDAARAAVDRIVAHIAGCGCR
- a CDS encoding zinc-dependent metalloprotease gives rise to the protein MTSASGGADMVDWNLAVATATRLARPGPEVTRGQAREVVSELRRHALEAEEHVREFTGLRSTSLASAAATPVLIVDRPGWVRANVAGFRTIVQPLVDKLQARRSDGPGAAVFASLGEKATGVEVGAVLAFLSTKVLGQYETFAPAEPPLGSLPEAPDSPAGLFDKPRRGPEPPGPGRLLLVAPNIVQVERELDVQPHDFRLWVCLHEETHRTQFTAVPWLRDHIQAEVQSFLAQTDVDPGALLERAREAIGGGIPGLGGRGDGSGPTTLLEAVQSPVQREILGRLTAVMSLLEGHADVVMDGVGPAVVPSVAEIREKFQQRRDRGAGRLDLLLRRLLGMDAKLRQYQDGAVFVRGVVDRVGMAGFNRVWTSPNTLPTKEEIHDPAAWVARVVS
- the tilS gene encoding tRNA lysidine(34) synthetase TilS; its protein translation is MGPHPAVAAIRLAVRRTLTDLVAEAGTTLSAPTRAPRTRPAALTQAVAVTQAAAGQSTGQAAWQTGTALAEATTLIGNARRHPSGLPRTPAAPGSPLVLVAVSGGADSMALAIATAFEAPKLGLRVGAVTIDHGLQEGSAARAQQVADRLRQLGLDPVEAISVRVGHQGGPENAARDARYAALDEAAERHRALAVLLGHTRDDQAETVLLGLARGSGARSLAGMPAQKGRYRRPLLELDRAATRQACTAQSIPVWDDPHNSDPAYTRSRVRHEVLPVLEKHLGAGVVEALARTARLFRDDADALDQWAALAERDLRTAEGALDVAKLSELPPAVRRRVLRRAALRAGSPAGDLFARHLETVDLLVTGWRGQGPLHLPGGVEATRRCGTLVFRRQSD
- the hpt gene encoding hypoxanthine phosphoribosyltransferase; translated protein: MDDKDMGADLAKVLISKDEIDAKLLELAERIDQDYAGRDLLIVGVLKGAVMVMADLARALHSQVTMDWMAVSSYGMGTKSSGVVRILKDLDTDIAGKDVLIVEDIIDSGLTLSWLLGNLGSRGPASLEVCTLLRKPDAAKVEIDVKYVGFDIPNEFVVGYGLDYAEKLRNLPFIGTLAPHVYGG
- the ftsH gene encoding ATP-dependent zinc metalloprotease FtsH → MDVKRYFRAPIMWIVLAVLAVVVLMQVVSDSNGYKTVDSGQVVKAISQNEVQSAQITTGDSSLIKIQLKDGQKLPANSSGKVPSGTKFQASYTGDQQATNIANTLQDQYNKGTLPDGYTVSPEKQSTFVSLLLSMLPIVIIVLVFLFLMNQMQGGGSRVMQFGKSKAKLLTKDTPKTTFSDVAGADEAVEELHEIKEFLQEPAKFQAVGAKIPKGVLLYGPPGTGKTLLARAVAGEAGVPFYSISGSDFVEMFVGVGASRVRDLFEQAKANAPAIVFVDEIDAVGRHRGAGLGGGHDEREQTLNQLLVEMDGFDVKGGVILIAATNRPDILDPALLRPGRFDRQIAVERPDLQGRLEILKVHQKGKPVAPDVDLSAVAKRTPGFTGADLANVLNEAALLTARSNKKLVDNNILDEAIDRVVAGPQKRTRIMSEKEKKITAYHEGGHALVAAASPNADPVHKITILSRGRALGYTMVLPDEDKYSTTRNEMLDQLAYMLGGRAAEELVFHDPTTGASNDIEKATATARAMVTQYGMTERLGAIKFGSDASEPFLGREMGHQRDYSEEVAGLVDEEVKKLIENAHNEAWEILVENRDVLDNLVLELLEKETLNKEQIAEIFRPVVKRPARPAWTGSSRRTPSTRPPVQSPKELALTNGVAASAETAPVDILKLPPVTGDSSPAES
- the folE gene encoding GTP cyclohydrolase I FolE, whose translation is MIDPVTLEQDATIGTFDQKRAENAVRELLIAVGEDPDREGLLETPARVARAYKEIFAGLWQEPEDVLTTTFDLGHDEMVLVKDIEVFSTCEHHLVPFQGVAHVGYIPSVQGKITGLSKLARLVDVYARRPQVQERLTSQVADSLMRILEPRGAIVVIECEHMCMSMRGIRKPGAKTITSAVRGQLRDPATRAEAMSLIIGR
- a CDS encoding ferritin-like domain-containing protein, with product MLTTRSLFDEIYRNDEAYQLFCSIAAGGEDQGGWENERITALTQDPVLAPKVARHGADERKHGRIFTQLLHKRGLEKVDVPPDADYCMLLEQQGIGLAHDRLKSDVPLADREIITYLAHSRVTEQRASEQMRQLVKAYSDNPEIGRAMRMISADEDNHLAYCHEELLRLVAQGHGPYIRHTLEHTAKGEIRTHRDVGLAVMASMGRILGWPRRQRLLLAAGLYALYVYDAAFGWRRMVKLRMPERRNALGTPAPPHAEHDI